The window GAAAAGGCTGTTGATTCTCTTGTAAAGaaactaaagaaaaagaaaggagccATGGAGGAACTCGAAAAGGCTCTGAGCTGCCCCGGCCAGCCCAGTAAATGTGTGACCATCCCTCGTTCCCTGGATGGAAGGCTCCAGGTGTCCCATCGTAAAGGTCTGCCACATGTCATCTACTGCCGAGTGTGGCGCTGGCCAGATCTGCAGTCCCACCATGAGCTCAAAGCACTGGACTGCTGTGAGTTTCCCTTTGGCTCCAAACAGAAGGAGATCTGCATCAACCCCTATCATTACCGCCGTGTGGAGACGCCAGGTATAGTTGCATAAAAAGTTTGTGATCCCTTGCATTTACCCCCCAAAAATggtatggtatatacagtatgtgtgtgtgtgtatatatatatatatatatatatatatatatatatatatatatacatacacacacaaagatcagccacaacattaaaaccacctgcctaatattgtgtaggcccccctcgtgctgccaaaacagcaccaacccgcatcacagaatagcattctgagatgatattcttctaaccacaattgtacagagtggttatctgagttacagtagactttgtcagtttgaaccagactggccattctctgttgacctctctcatcaacaaggcgttttcatccacagaactgccactcactggatgtttattgtttttggcaccattctgagtaaactctggagactgttgtgtgagaaagtcccaggagatcagcagttacagaaatactcaaaccagcccatctggcaccaacaatcatgccacggtccaaatcactgagatcatatttttcccccattctgatggttgatgtgaacatttactgaagcttgtaacccatatctgcatgattttatgcactgctgacacacgattggctgattagataatcgcatggatgatttattatatatattataaatatatatatttttgtttttgttgttgatttgtaaacagattttttatatatagatataaaaataattttacacacatatcacattttctcttttcctctgtaataattttgactttatgcATTAGTATATATCTGTAAGTACTTGCTCTTTTATttcctgtctttttctttttttctcagtgtTGCCCCCAGTCCTTGTGCCACGTCACAGTGAGTTCAACCCCCAGCACAGCTTGTTGGCAAAGTTCCGGAACGCTTCCTTACACAATGAACCTCTCATGCCACAGAATGCCACTTATCCAGACTCCTTCCCTGCAATGCCCTGCAGTTCATTCTCTTCGTCTCCCTCCAGCTCTTTAAATCAATCCCCTACTGCACACAGCTACCCCAACTCCCCTAGTAGTGGGACTGACCCCGGGAGCCCACCCTACCAAATCACAGGTACAGTTCTACGCTGAATAGGGAGCTGTTTACACCGAATGCATTTTTCGCcatatgttttaaattgtttttctatgtaaacctaTGCTTGACGAATGTCTTTGACCTTTGCAtcgctgtttttttcagcatttctCACATGTGTGCATTGTTTTTTCAatgctgtgtcaggttaaaagaacactaacttttaaaaacacctgTGTTCTATTTTATTCGTTTTGTGCTGTGTCTAGTTTTGATGTTGGTGCATCTACCAAATTCATGCTCTTTCAATTAGATCTCATCAGTGAAAAGTTCTTAGGCAATTCATTTGGTGATTTTGTATCTCAGCTTTATAATATTATAACTCCCTTACATGAAAATTTGTGCAAAAGAATCACATAATTCAAAATCTCCCCCATTATTAAAAACATGTACAATTAATTTAAATGCCTCTATGTTGCACAGCAGAGACGCCTCCTCCACCCTATAGTATGATGGAGACTACCCCCACGGAGGATGTGAAACCAGGAGAAACCTCCAACCCCAATAAACTCATTCTGTCAGCACCCCATATAGGTGAGACTCCTGCTAGTGTTAGACTAAAAATACTTGCTGAGCAATAAGTACTCTAAAATGGACAGTGCCAGTCTTGCTTtaaatgtttggacacacctatTTACAGTAATCTGTGTTATTAACAATTTACGTTTTGTAATAATAGTAAAATCctgaaaactatgaaataacagaaatggaagtaTGGAAATTACATATGTATATAGTGACTAAACAATCTTGTCAAACAGTTTAGATTCTTCAATATAGCCACCCATTGCCTTTATCGGCTTCGTAAACTTTTGACATTCTCTCAAACATCTTCATGAGGTACCACTTGGGATGCTTTCCCAACAATTTTGAAAGAGTTCCTAGGTATGatatgtgtccaaacttttgactggcatGGTATGCTGCTTAAATTGCTCAAGAAGAAAATAAACATGTATTAAAGGTTTTAGATGAAAGTGTTTATCTGTAATTATTTGTATTGTCTTTGTTTGGAAACTCTGAATGCATCATAAATATGTAATCAGACCTGATTACTATGAAGTATGAGATGATAATGCATTTAATGAATGGCAGTaagatacagtattttatttattctacCAGACTTGAGGCCGGTATGTTATGAGGAACCAGAATACTGGTGCTCAGTGGCGTATTACGAGTTGAACAACAGAGTGGGCGAGACATTCCACGCCTCCTCCCGAAGCATTCTGGTGGATGGCTTCACAGACCCCTCCAACAATAAGAACCGATTCTGTCTTGGATTGCTGTCCAACGTCAACCGAAACTCCACCATTGAGCACACACGCAGGCACATAGGCAAAggtttgcttatttttttatttatttatttattttcatatttttgtttttgatgtttTAGGGGGCATTAATTTGGACCAGAAATGAACAAAAAACAGTATGCTTTTAGAAGATCACATTGCTAATGATTTTCCTCTTGGAGCAATCACATGATTTTTGTCTGGCGGACGATAAAATGGTGAATAAATCCCAATGATTAACAGATTAGAATATGATATAGGGACTTAAAGGgataacccaaaaattaaaattctctcatcatttactcaccctcatgccatcccagatgtgtatgactttatttcttctgcagaacacaaattatgatttttagaagaatatttcagctctgtaggtccatacagtgcaagtgaatgggtgccaaaatgttgacgctccaaaaagcacataaaggcatcataaaaggaatccatatgactccagtgttttattccatatcttttgaagttatataataagtgtgggtgagaaacagatacaaattgaagtcattttttcctagaaattcttatccctgcccattagggggcaatatgcatgaagaatgtgaattgccaaaaacacaagtagaatgtgaaagtgaaagttaaagtggagctTGACTaaccagggaggagaatttaaagtaagaaaggacttaaatattgatctgtttctcacccacacctatcatattgcttcagaagacattgattaaccactggagtcttatggattacttttatgctgcctttatgtgcttttggcatttaaaaatgttggtacccattcagtagcattgtgaggaccaacagagctgagatattcttcaaaaaactttgtttgtgttcagcataagaaagcaagtaatacacatcttggatggcataagggtgagtaaatgatgagagaattttcatttttgggtgcactattcctttaaaggtaggCTCTTTTGTCTTAGACATGACCTCTCAGAAGAACACCCTAGGAAatacctagcaatgccctagcagccACATAGTTATGCAAAACCAGAACCCATCTATCAAGGGGGAGGAGCCTTTCAAGGTtagcaaaacaaaacaaggttAGCAAACAAGGcggttctttttgaatggatgtaaaTAAAGGGGGTGCTTCAGTATGTtgaaaaaaacttattttgtgaggaaacagctcatcacttaatgaactgacagcctgtctgctaatcttcaacatgttttacacacacaaaaaatatcatTTGGAGTTTataatgataaaattgctgttttataagagaagtcacagacaattttccaacaggtaggtgtcagtttatggctctccccattcacttgtatgatATAAGCAAGTGTGTTGCTGGACACTATTTTAATGCTGCCAGTTAGAGTTGGCCACTCAACACTGCACTTCAGAAAACCAGAGAGAGTCAACACTATCCACACTATGAGGCTTTTCTCAGGGTGCAAGATCAGTGTCACTGTGCCAGTGTTGGAAAGACATTAAGTGTTGCCATAGGTTACAGAATTGACAAGgaaaagcatgcacacacacactcacacacacacacacacacactgggcagATCTGGATAGAGGCCAAGTTTGGGTTCCACCGACTTGTGAGAGATCCTGTATGGAAGAGTGCCAAGAGTAACAACATAATCCAGATCAGGGTAGTTCAGGAGAATGGATATTATGAAGGTTTCCGCTTGGCACATGATGAAACATGATGAAAGTTGGGTTTGTGGTTTTGGGTTTGTGAGCACTCAGATTTCTGGGATTTACTAAGTCGTTTCCAATGTTTGTTCAGAGGTGGTGTTATTATTACTTTTCATCTGTGAACTTTCCAGTTGTGGTAAACAAATTTTTATAAAAGCcactttaaatgtgattttttattctttttgtggATGAGTTAAGTCCAAAAATGTCCTAAATACTTATTGTATCTGGCTTCAATGAGTTGCGCAACTATAGGATTATGGATCTAAATCTATATAGCTAGACAATAAGTGAACTTTTCATTTCAAAGAATTGGTAATGTTATGGTAATGAAGGATACTGTATGAGATGTACTACTGCGACTGTCTCTGTAATAAGTGTCTCGTTAGATGCTTTAGATAAAATCTTAATTTAATTGCCAATTTAAATTCTCAAATTTGCAATTACTAACTCAATTTTAAACTTTCCCCCATCTTCATCCCAGGTGTGCATCTCTATTACGTCGGTGGAGAGGTGTATGCAGAGTGTCTGAGTGACAGCAGTATTTTCGTTCAGAGTCGGAACTGTAACTACCAGCATGGTTTTCACCCAACCACTGTTTGTAAGATCCCAAGTGGATGCAGCCTCAAGATCTTCAACAACCAGCTGTTTGCCCAGCTGCTGTCACAGTCAGTAAACCATGGCTTTGAGGTGGTCTATGAACTCACCAAGATGTGCACCATCAGGATGAGTTTTGTCAAGGTAAAGAGGTTTATGTCGTTTATGTGGTGTACAATGCTACAATATAGTATACGATATGTATGGATGAGGCAAGCAGTTATTATTGCTCATACCTCGGGTTCGGTATTTGAACAAACTCTTAACCCCAAATATTAAACTTTAAGCAAGCAGACGATTTTTGCCTGAAAAAATTAATCTCACAAATAAATTTCACATTTAAGAAAGGGTCCTTATATTGATGTAGGGACCAGCCATATTTAGAGACCAgattatcatagagacttggggagtgggctaaatataactataataataaaaaataattcattaaaGATCTTGTCGTGTTAAGTttattaaagatgcactcagtaactttttgttcgtGTCAAAACCAGAGTGGATTTGGCTTTCAAATAGATTATCTTCTATGTGTTGCTATGCAAACTTAAGATGTAGTTATTCTAATCTTTGGCttgctgttttatggtttttgggCTGCTAAAACACGCTGTGGATCATCACAGCTCTAGGGTTCTCTGGTTGCTTATTCAAGCTCATATGACATACAGATTTTccaatttgtgtgttttttttaattttttttttatgtatacatACTCACCACTTCCACACTAACATATGCATTTGCAGAATGCACAGGTTTGTAGTTTTTacagtctgtcagtcagtcacttGTTAAATAGTTCTGTAAACAAGGCCTTGTATTATTGCAGTTAAAAGAAGCAAGTAGGATGACCAAGCATTCAAAATTAAACAAGATAATTCAGGATATTTCTTTCTCACTCTTCTCAGGGCTGGGGTGCCGAGTACCACCGTCAGGATGTCACcagcaccccctgctggataGAAATCCATCTACATGGGCCACTGCAATGGCTAGACAAAGTTCTGACCCAAATGGGCTCCCCACACAATCCTATCTCCTCTGTGTCCTAATGTATTTGAAACAACAAAGCCAGATGATCAGAGACAGGGGAATATAGTTCTTCAAAAGACTTTGTAGCGCCACAGGACATAATGCTTTCTCTCTTGTGAAAATATCTATGTGATTTCAATGGGTGTTTATGGTACAGGTAGGGCCAGTGGTGATATATGTACAGTATCATGTCGTTTAAAACAGTTGTGTGGTTAGACAAGTGTTgcattttgaaataaaacaataaagatTACTACTTTGCAGTATGTAGTAGTTGAAATCAACTCAGAAAGCATCTCACCAATAggaaggcaaagaaatgtgttttaggtACTTATTCCAATGTTTGCTTGGTATTCTGTTTGTGTCTGCAGTTTGGCTAATATGTGGCTTCTATATTCAGTTTTAATACACAGGTTCCCTCCTATTTGTGCTTGTTTATTTTATGTGCCCAAGAGAATATGACAGAAGAgggaaaaatattgtttaaaaaaaaaaaaaaaaaacgtaatatttGGTAACAATACTTATAAAGCTGAAAAATGCAGGTTATCAATCCTCACAAGatcaataaaaactttatttGATTGCTCATAGTAACTTCCAGCttatctttaaaataattagttgattaaacaaatgtgtgtgtatgctgtCTTTCAGCTACACTCAAGACGCATATTATGGAAAGTACATTCAAATGTCTCCTAACTTTGCttcatgtacaggtgcatctcaataaattagaatgtcgtggaaaagttcatttatttcagtaattcaactcaaattatgaaactcgtgtattaaatcaattcaatgcacacagactgaaatagtttaagtctttggttcttttaattgtgatgattttggctcacatttaacaaaaacccaccaattcactatctcaaaaaattagaatatggtgacatgccaatcagctaatcaactcaaaacacctgcaaaggtttcctgagccttcaaaatggtctctcagtttggttcagtaggctacacaatcatggggaagactgctgatctgacagttgttcagaagacaatcactgacacccttcacaaggagggtaagccacaaacattcattgccaaagaagctggctgttcacagagtgctgtatccaagcatgttaacagaaagttgagtggaaggaaaaagtgtggaagaaaaagatgcacaaccaaccgagagatccgcagccttatgattgtcaatcaaaatcgattcaagaatttgggtgaacttcacaaggaatggactgaggctggggtcaaggcatcaagagccaccacacacagacatgtcaaggaatttggctacagttgtcgtattcctcttgtcaagccactcctgaaccacagacaacgtcagaggcgtcttacctgggctaaggagaagaagaactggactgttgtccagtggtccaaagtcctcttttcagatgagagcaagttttgtatttcatttggaaccaaggtcctagagtctggaggaagggtggagaagctcataacccaagttgcttgaagtccagtgttaagtttccacagtctgtgatgatttggggtgcaatgtcatctgctggtgttggtccattgtgttttttgaaaaccaaagtcactgcacccgtttagcaaaaaattttggagcatttcaggcttccttctgttgaccagctttttaaagatgctgatttcattttccagcaggatttggcacctgcccacactgccaaaagcatcaaaagttggttaaatgaccatggtgttggtgtgcttgactggccagcaaactcaccagacctgaaccccatagagaatctatggggtattgtcaagaggaaaatgagaaacaagagaccaaaaaatgcagatgagctgaaggccactgtcaaagagacctgggcttccataccaccacagcagtgccacaaactgatcacctccatgccacgccaaattgaggcagtaattaaagcaaaaggagcccctaccaagtattgagtacatatatagtaaatgaacatactttccagaaggccaacaattcactaaaagtgtttttcttattggtcttatgatgtattctaattttttgagatagtgaattggtgggtttttgttaaatgtgagccaaaatcatcacaattaaaagaaccaaagacttaaactacttcagtctgtgtgcattgaatttatttaatacacgagtttcacaatttgagttgaattactgaaataaatgaacttttccacgacattctaatttattgagatgcacctgtatattcatgTTTGAATGTACATCAATtactgatctgttaagcattatgttAATGACTAAGTAATTATTAAGGTTACAAAAAGCATGAAATAAATATGCTCATTCCAATTCCATTCCAATAATCACAACAAAATAACAGTAACAGCTGGCAATTTATAATTGCTTATCAATACTTTAAAATGACACAATAAAATGACACTACACGTAGCAGAACAGAATGgcagtttaaatacattttgacatacAGTAGATTTAGCTGTTAATTCATTTCATGATATCAAAGAGCTCCATGATGTCAGCAATATATTAGATCGATCAGATCCATTTAAAATATCCCAGTTCTCATCACTGGTACTAAACACTATCTAGAGTGGCTTCAGGTCACAGATACCGATAATCTTCAGATCAACCGAATATTCcccatttaaatatatttgtaaaaacatgATTGCATAAAGCCCTTGACAGGATATCCAACAGTCACAGGTAAAACATCTTCAATCTTCAGTAGTTGTGCTGGGTTTGGGTGCGATTCTGTGTGGTCAGCAAACGTTGTTGCTGCTGTAGGAAGCTGATGACTTCTGGACTTCTCAGCAGAGACT of the Myxocyprinus asiaticus isolate MX2 ecotype Aquarium Trade chromosome 42, UBuf_Myxa_2, whole genome shotgun sequence genome contains:
- the LOC127432483 gene encoding mothers against decapentaplegic homolog 9-like isoform X1, with amino-acid sequence MMHSTTSITSLFSFTSPAVKRLLGWKQGDEEEKWAEKAVDSLVKKLKKKKGAMEELEKALSCPGQPSKCVTIPRSLDGRLQVSHRKGLPHVIYCRVWRWPDLQSHHELKALDCCEFPFGSKQKEICINPYHYRRVETPVLPPVLVPRHSEFNPQHSLLAKFRNASLHNEPLMPQNATYPDSFPAMPCSSFSSSPSSSLNQSPTAHSYPNSPSSGTDPGSPPYQITAETPPPPYSMMETTPTEDVKPGETSNPNKLILSAPHIDLRPVCYEEPEYWCSVAYYELNNRVGETFHASSRSILVDGFTDPSNNKNRFCLGLLSNVNRNSTIEHTRRHIGKGVHLYYVGGEVYAECLSDSSIFVQSRNCNYQHGFHPTTVCKIPSGCSLKIFNNQLFAQLLSQSVNHGFEVVYELTKMCTIRMSFVKGWGAEYHRQDVTSTPCWIEIHLHGPLQWLDKVLTQMGSPHNPISSVS
- the LOC127432483 gene encoding mothers against decapentaplegic homolog 9-like isoform X2; its protein translation is MMHSTTSITSLFSFTSPAVKRLLGWKQGDEEEKWAEKAVDSLVKKLKKKKGAMEELEKALSCPGQPSKCVTIPRSLDGRLQVSHRKGLPHVIYCRVWRWPDLQSHHELKALDCCEFPFGSKQKEICINPYHYRRVETPVLPPVLVPRHSEFNPQHSLLAKFRNASLHNEPLMPQNATYPDSFPAMPCSSFSSSPSSSLNQSPTAHSYPNSPSSGTDPGSPPYQITETPPPPYSMMETTPTEDVKPGETSNPNKLILSAPHIDLRPVCYEEPEYWCSVAYYELNNRVGETFHASSRSILVDGFTDPSNNKNRFCLGLLSNVNRNSTIEHTRRHIGKGVHLYYVGGEVYAECLSDSSIFVQSRNCNYQHGFHPTTVCKIPSGCSLKIFNNQLFAQLLSQSVNHGFEVVYELTKMCTIRMSFVKGWGAEYHRQDVTSTPCWIEIHLHGPLQWLDKVLTQMGSPHNPISSVS